A window of Gossypium raimondii isolate GPD5lz chromosome 7, ASM2569854v1, whole genome shotgun sequence genomic DNA:
ttttattcaaaagaaaaagagttaatatttaaaaatatttttttgaatttaaaatttactatatatTTGTGTGAAGTtgctttatagtttttatttcctataatttatttaacttaattatagatagaattataattaattttaattttatatttttaatgtatatttaACATATCCCTGCAcatttatatatagatatatccCTGCATATTTAATTATAGATAGAGTTAAAGCGtgtattatttaagttaaatatcaCACAAAAATattgatgtaaaaataaaatatatttatatatgcataatcttgtattcatataaaatttgttaatataatatataataaaaacaagtcTAAATGCATCGATATTGTGaacaataaatataaatgttttaaaattaattaattaattaaatataacaacATGTATTATTTTCCTTAAGTAAGCAATGTATTGAATTAGtggaaatatattttatatagaatttaccttgaattaatttttattttaaaatttttgagatattaaaaaatatgaggaATTTTTATCCCAAATTTGTCGTTATCTTTTGTAAGGAATTTgccttgaattaatttttttaaatatagtcAATGATTACACATGATGATTATTATTGTGACAAATGATAGTTTAACTATGCCACATGGGAGttgtttctctatttttttatagcCTCGTATTGCTAtagtgtatatataatatatatatatattagatttgtGGATTAAACTATAGTagagaatagaaaaaaatctAACTCATTGGATTGTTTTTGGAGATAATAAGTGTTCATCAATTCGTGATTAGAACCTACACTCTAAGTAAGTCAAGTTTcaagaatagcagagaagatcGTGTTGGTCGAAAGCCGGGAGCATTCTTTATTGCCTATTCCAAAACAAAGGTGCGAATTTGGTAATGGGTATATTGCTATAAGTGTCACAATCACtcagttttagaaaaaaaatcccaCTATGCaacaaaattgttttttaaactgaattttttccaacatgtTTAATTGTGCTATAGTCCCTTCATGGGCAATTTCAAGGATGCCCCATGCCTCTTTAGCAATAGTGCACTTTGAAATCCTCTTAAACTCCTGCTGAGCAACGCCACAGAAGATAGCATAAAGTATTTTTAGAGTTGGCATTAGCAAGTCTCTTCTCATCAGCGGTCTATTCCAACTTAGACTTCAGGGTTCTTTtagcttttatttgatttataggTTGCCTCCATCCAGTGAGTACAGATCTCTATACATTTTCATCAGTAGACTTGATGTAGGCTTTATTCTTATCTTTCAGTAGGCATAGTTGTTATTATCCAACATAAAGGGCTGAGTAGTTAAATATCCTTCCATATCTAACAATTAGCAAGACCAGGAAACACCACTATCTATGTTAAGTAGGAAGCTCTAATATCAATTGTTGAATTGAATCATTGCTAATTAGTTAAAGGATAAAATGTTTCTTAGGCAAAGAAAGAGTTGTTTCTCCAAGTAgcttagatatatatatatatatatatatgttttgtaataGACAATAATGTATCTCTGATTTTCTCTTCAAGGGAGTTTTCTTTGGAGATTTGTTTATTGATAGAAATTTCAACTCAAGTTTTCAAGGATTGTAGGTAGAATTCTTCGTAACTTCAAATTGCTTAATTAGCTTGATTAGAAGTCGTTTGAAATCCTTTGTTGGTGTTAAATCTAAACATCAAACCCTACGTCATTAAATTGGGTTTCATCTTTTCacaaatttatctaatttttgtAACCaagaattaattgaaatttggttcttattttttgttcatATTGTAATTCCATAGAAAAGCCTTCAAAGTGTTTCAAGAAAAGACGCTTTTTGTTCTCCGAAATCCAGAATGTTTCTAGTTTTCattcttcaatattttttcCCCATATTATTATCATTCAACTCTTTGCTTGAGATTTCAAAAACACATCAAGTACTTAACCTCCACTTCATTCTTTCCGACTCCAAGCTGATGCTGGGTTTCAGCTTTCTCaaagaaatatttataacaacTAAAAATTGGTCATTGGAGAAGTTGTTAAACATCAACATACTCTCTATCTGCATAAAAACGACGAATGAAGATTTCCCATCACGTATAAACTTCACTTTCTTTACATGGAAATCGCATATACAAAATCTTGTTTTCTTCTAACCCATTCATCATATAAACATATGCATATAACAGGGATACCACCAAAAAGGAGCTTGTCTCTTCTTATAAAATTATGTCTGGGAGTTTTTTTGGACAAAATTTACAGTAAGTCAACTTGATAGCTACCTTGTCCTTAAAATAACCTCTTGATCATTCAAAGGAGGTGGAGCAATTTTGGACTTTACTTGATGTCTTTTCTAATGCTTACAATTGTAAAGACATGAAATTTTcgcgaaaaagaaagattttaaATTACCATATTGATATTCGGTGTAGAATTAGTAtatttattaatgtttaattgGTTGTTTACATCTGTATAATATTTATGATGACTTCAATAAAATGGAAGACAATAATTGTTTCTGAGTTgtatttatttgagtttttattttataaaaatatccatATTCTTCgaatataagctattaaaaaatataaaatattcaacatatttatgttaaacACATACAATATCTAGGCTATCAGATAAATTCATCGTCGACaattgaatggtataatataGGAAAATTTTTATCCATGCCAAATACAAAAAGTGATGCTTGGTCCAATCAAAAGAATCTATCATCTGATTCAGGGGCAAAGTCagaatctttttttttgggcgatattaaattgtaatttttacgataataaaaatgtaatttcaccattttaatagcatctatctttataatttttaaaggattgaaTCAAATGTTTATCATTTTAGGGGgacaaagtataattttacctttactaatttaaaattttaaaaatttcaaagggattaaatagaaaattttctattttaggggggCAGGGCTCCTGCCAACCCCTTGGTTTTGCCCCTGATTTGATTGCTTTTCCACTTTCATTCGTTTACAAATAAACTCCAAccaaaaagagaaaggaaaaaagaagaagaagatatagttgggaatgaaattttgtaaattgtaTCCCCTTTGACAGAAAATGGAGGGATCAATTGATGTATTCTTTTAATTGTATTCGTCGGGACTGATGAGTCTTAAACCCACAGCTTTCATCTTGACAGGGCGGTGCTCTAACCAATTAAATTACAATCCTagggaaataaagaaaaatgtaaaacataGGTAGTCTTATGATTTCATTCAaactatttatgtttagattttaaattcaaatcgcCCAGTTGTAACAAGTAAAGGCACGTGTGATATATTGATATCTATATGAACATGCACTTTGAGTGAGAGCGACACAAATTATTAGTTACTAAGAATCCTTTTGTTCGACACTCGTGCTAAATTCAAGtaacataaatacatataataaaCCGCTTATACATGTACTAGAATTTATcacaaaacatttaaataaataaaataattactttctaatttaatattttatatattttcattaattaaattaatttcactttaactccaatcataaaattaaaactaaggaAGATTTGatcataatatatacatataaaataagttaatgtAATGAAATATTTGACTCTTAATTGtcaattacattcctttaaagAGATTGGGCGGAAGGCTAGCTTGTCACCCCGTAGGACACCATTccttaaaataatagaaaaatgaaattatattctAAGAATGAGATACAGAGTTATTATGAAtacaaaattaaagtaatattatttatttagatcaaattGATATTTAGAGTTATATTTTGTTACCCGAATTTTTCCATTTCCGTTAGCTTATAATTTAGCAACACTTAGTAAGCTGTTACATGCAATCACATGGAAATAAAGTGAgaatagattttttaaaaacctttgtaattttaatgataaagTTACAGTTATTGAAAATGCCTACTACAACTTCATCTTAATCTAGGGTTTGCAGATAAAATATTTGGTTCCTCCATTCACAATCACAAGTTCAAGCTCAAAATATAGCAATAGTTCCAAGAggatttataaacttttatctccctgcaaacaaaacaaaaataatataataaacccAGCAATGTTAAGTTAACGAAAGatatataccaaaatttagggtttgaaaTTAAAGGAAAGATTGgttcaagattttcaatcactAATGGAGCAGTGAGCAATTTACTTTAGGGAGTAGATGATGTTTTAAGCCTTTGAAAAACATTAGATACAAAGAAATTTCTTATTCTTCTCCATTTTATTTGTCAATTTTAGTTGGTTTAGTATTgcttttcaaaaacaaatttgttgtataaaaattattttgaaaagttggacttaagatttaaaatattctattgctgtcaaaaaatactataaaaagTTAGAATATTGCTTTTAGATAGGTtgtaatgtaaaaaaaaatatgaaatattaattttaaatattttaaagtaattaatataaattatttatataatttgaatagaaaataaaattcataattttgatattaaaacGACAAACATAACTCtcgtaaataaatacaaaaaattaattgacTTGAATGcaaaatgtttttcaatttcACAAAAGAAATGGTATCCGGTTAATTCGTGACACTAATTCAAATAGAGATTCTCTGTCAATCATATAttatgctatatatatatataaattgttaaagAAAAGGGATCcgatgattaatattttaataaaaattaaaattatggtgTTGGATCTCATAATGTAAGACTGGCTTTGCATGGGCAACGAAGAGGGGCAGGCCAAATGTAGGGAAGAAAAATGTTTGAATTGCTCAAGAAAATgataatgttaaaattacaaaacaattaCGCACATTGCATTGGTTTTGAAGTCATAGCATAGATTCTGTTCTTAAGAACCAGAAATATGGGATCTTTTACCCTTCATACAtcaatttctttacaatttaacctagttaattttttattattttatttaaagttacAGTTAAGTTTGATACCAAGTCTTTAGAACTCTTAAATTAATGAAAGAACCCaaattaaagatataaaaatttacacTAGTTGGTTCCTTGGTGGAGTCCAAGTCCAGGAAATTACAGATCATTTTATTTGAGTAGTCTAGAATAATATTTGCAGGCctctataaatataaacaaaaacacCTTCACTATCCTCAAGTTGACCACGCCtcattttcctttcctttttgaTTCTCCCAAGTGGTGGAATGGAGACTGATCAGCCTGCACCAGAAAACCCAGACAAGGCATCCTCGGATGAACAAGGTGCAAGCCCTGCAAGATCCTATGACTGCACTTTTTGTAAGAGAGGTTTCTCCAATGCACAAGCCCTTGGTGGCCACATGAATATTCACCGTAGAGACAAAGCCAAGCTCAAACAACCTTCTCCAACTCATGAAACTACTGCTACTACCCAACAATCTAATTTCGACATCTCCAAGATCATCCCCTCCTATTCTCACACACCAAGCAGCCATGGAAAGTGGCGTTGGGTTCTTCAGGATGATGGTGCTGATGCCAGAACAGACAAAACCAGTGACCATATTGTCGGATCACAAATCCGACAACTGCCTTTGTTTGATGAAAAACCTTCCAAATCAGATCAAAATCCCAGAAGCCAAGTTCAGGAGGGCCTTGAGAAAGGGTTTTCATCCACCCAACCTCCATTAGGGTCTGAATTGGATCTTGAACTTAGATTGGGACCTGAGCCTCACGATTCATCGCCACCAAAGACCACCAAAAAGTTCTTTTAACCTCCACATAAACAACAATAATCCATATTATATACCATGGTACGTTTTCTTCTTTcctgttatttttattattgtaattattttaaaaaaaaaaattgtcggATGATAAATGCTATTATGCCTCAAACCTCAAAATAATTAtgattgtatttatttatttttccaatttctttcatgtatttaattaacatttagTTTGTTCGGATTTAAATAtcaattcttctttttcttgttttggtACATAAATATAATCttctatttctcaaattttatgCTAATTAACATTGGAGATATTTCTTGTTTTCGTTATTTTCTAGGGTTTGGCTTTGGTTCAAAtcgaaaacaatgaaaatatgcAACATTAATGATTAGTAAAAGAACAGAATTTCTTTTACCTAATGTTTTACACATTAATCCAAACAGAAGATTATAAACAAGTGATTCTTGTCAAAAGCTGACAGCGATTAACGACAGGTTTTCATTAAACTCGTCTCTGGTTGATTTTTCCGAGACCTTACTACATAACATAAACTAGGCTTGAAAACTTTGAACCAACTGATTATGGATTTAAGGGCAGGGTTTTTTAAAGCCTAAATTAGTTTGATATCATTAGATATATTAATCGACAAACGTTTAACTCCAAGTGCAGCATGCAATGCATGCATGTCAATGCATATGTTTCATATCAAAAGAATTTCGATTTCTTCAAATGAAGTTCGTGACATTTTTTACTAGCTTATATATGAAAGTACTTGACAGGGGCTATTCAGATGCTGTACTAATCATTTGCACTGGAATCTTCtgcaaatatacatatatacatacatatgcaCTTCTTTTGCACGAACCCTCATtaagaaactaattaataaatctTGCATGCCTTGATATATGATATTGAATTCTCCAATTTGACATTTTCCTTGAATATATTCATGCGCAACAGATATTCCAAATATGATATAAAAGTATAATCACcgaatatataaaagaaattctaTTGAAGaatatttggattttttaaaaaattctatgcTAAGTATAGATTTTAGCTAATATATATTACTGAACTGAAGTGATTCAGAAtccatatgtatatatacatctAAAATATTGCATTGAGTATAGTTTAGAAATAATGGTTTCTTAGTGCCATAATTTGGATACTCAGtatattcttgaatttttgTCAAATTCAAGTGCTCTTCAAGATATTTGAATCTACATccttaaatatatatgaatgtacTCTTCAATTCATCTTATGTTTCAATCTAATCCCAGTAAATTGGACCATGTTGTGAAAGCATAATATGGAATTGTTTTCTTTAAACCCCTACAGATCATTCAAGATTTTGAATAAGAATATCTCCTACTATTCAAACTTGCATTCTCAAACACAAAGGAATGCActctataaaacaaataagatttaatttataaagtGCACTTCAGAAGATGGAGATCTTTTGCATTTGAGGATGTGGATTCGAATATGTACAAGTGTAGTTATGGGTGACAAAATCTTGAGGTACactcaaagaaaattttcagattaCACTTTCACAAGTCATCTAATAAGTTGAGTCAAGTTATGACATAAAATGcaactttatatatttaaaccaGGCACAAGCCGTGCCATGTTGAGAGAGCATAATCCGaaatatttggattttttttattaaaaattctatgCTTAGTATAGATTTTAgctaatatatattattgagcTGAAGTGATTCAGAATccatatctatatatacatcTAAATCATTGCATTGAGTACAGTTGAGAAATAATGGTTTCTTAGTGCCATAATTTGGATATATGTTCTTGAAAGTTTTGTAAAATTCAagtgctcaacatatttgaaGAATTCAAGTGTGGTTAAggatatttaaatctaaatcttcAATTGTATAGAAATTCATTCTGCAATTCATCTTATGTCATAATCTAATATGGAATTGTTTTCTTTAAACATCCATAGGTCATTTAAGATTTTGTTACCCTTAAAGAGTGTTTCCACCTATTCGGACTCACATCTTCAAACACAAATGAGTGCATCATTTAGAATAAATACAATTTGTTCTATAGAGCGCACTCCAGAAGATGGAACTTTCTGGTATTTGAGGACGTGGATTCAAATATGTGCACGTGTACTTGAGGGTGGCAAAATCTCGTGGGACCAATGGATGTCcaaagaaaatttcaatttatgccTTCACACGAGTCATCCAATAAGCTATGTCAAGTCTTGacataaaatgcaatttttttatattttaatcatgcACGGTCCTTTGTACCATGTTGGGAGAGCATAATTCGAATTTGTTCTCTTTAGGCAAATTTTTACTATCCTGAAGTGTGCTTCTAGAAATTCTCATTTCTTAAGGAGGCAAAAGCACACTAAAGGATGGAAGGAAAGAGAGGGGTAGGAagatatattcatatatatttataatttatttatttatttaaagtaaataaattgtttagaaaccttataatatatgttatttatggGTATTCTAGAAATAcattaagaaaacataaaaataatttttaatatgcaATGTTTTTAAGAAGTGTTTCAGGCTAGATTAAATTTCCAAttgttattcaaatttgatctaaaaatactaattacataAGGAATAGTCCTTAATACTcgcagttcaaattttgaagaTGTAAATCCCTTCCcaccataaaataaatattaaactacaattttaattttagagggtcaaaacattattttatttaaaaagtgaatataacttaaaaataaaatataaaatgattgatttttatttatttgaaaattaaatattataaaaagaatgaaaatttatcaaataatgtCCAAAATGGATAAAACAAAGTGGAATCCAAAATTAAGATGTAACCAAACCAAATTATGAGGGATAAATAGAAAATCCAAATCCACCCATCCTTTCATCGCTGCCTACActaatatgatatatttgattttataatttagtgatcatattttgaagtttaaatttataattttgttaatttaaattaattaaatgactaaaattacaTTAGTTATGGTATTGTAATCTTTATTAGATGtttaacgaaaatttaaaaaaaatgtaaattggGATTGCTGTTAacaattgttttcattttcatcaccaaattttaataactcaaaataaaatttgtcttttgattttttataaaaaaattgagttaatcAGTATGGAGATAAAACCCAAGTTATTTTGTGTAATTCAATTCTtagtaaaaatcatttttctttcttaaaatcCAGTTTTTCCCTAAAGAAACACAACCCTTTTAttgaataaaactaaaattaattataaaaataaaaaccgaAGTAAAACTTTAGGTTTTTCCTTTTATTGGGAGAAAAcgaaatttatttctaaaaggaaaaaattaaattgtttttctataaaaaccaaataatttaatgtaaataccATGTTTTCCTTCtactcaaaaaattaaattaattataaaaagaaaagagaaaaaataaattaaaatgataaaataattttcttcataaaaatcaaagtttttcCTATAAAACCCCAAGAGCCTTTTCCTTTtactagaaaaaaataaaattaattctaatttaaaagaaaagatgaaatgagtacacaaaatgaaaacttattaaagttgagtgactaaaatgaaaataattgttaaCGACGATTGCCCAATttgcaatttcttttattttcaatgccCAAAACGAAAACTTATGAAAATTGAGCCACCAATTGTATAGTTTtccttataaattttgaattttaccttcttttttttttttaaagtataggactttatattttatttattgctAATAAAGTCTTTGTTTAGTGGTAAAAGAGACAtgtgaattttgaagttttatattTGAATCATGCCATCATGTGTAAACTCTCTTcaatgtattttgatgtttagtTTGATTTTTCATTATAAATTATGATTGTAGCTATTCAAACTATATTGATtgcaattataattatatttttttataaaaaaacttatatttcTTATTATAGGTTAAAGtagtaaaaaaattcatgtactTTTtcgaaaaatcaattaagttctTCCGTGAAGAAAACATTCAATAAAGCCTCAAACgttaaaaattcatcaattaagCTTTTCGATCAACAACTTTCGCcattgataattattttgttgataTGGTCATTAACTGTCGCTGAGTTAGCCATCATGATACAAACCagtaaaaaatattcaaaaaaaaatatttaaaaaattcatgtccaaaatgaatttgaataaatggATGTCGAAATTCCTTTAAATCTGGACACCGGTTTATCTAGATTCATtctaaacattatttttaattataattttttaaaattattaaaactttgtaaaactttataaaaattaaaaatttaaaaaagttaattaaaattcaagccTAAAAGGAATACAGGTAAATGGACATTGAGGAATTTGGACTTCCATTTATCCaaattcattttgaatatataaaattataccaaattttaaaaagtattagaattttgtaaaacattataaaacataaataaataaaaacaagaaatggaGGTTCTTgcttttcttgtaaattttttaagtatgttttgaaattctaataaattaatagtttttcattttttctaacaaattaaTAGTATcgaattgaaattttagtattggattttttatctaatttgtTAATTCTGGTATTGGTTTTTATACTTTCAGGACCATTTTTATACCAACTATTAATTTCAATGTACgatataaaactataatatcAAAAATACAGTTAAGAGTTATGGTCAAACATgtgcataaaatgaaaaactatatatatatatatatatatattagtttagcATATATAGACATAtactttccttttaattttatttctctataatgttttataattttttaaaattatataatttttaaaatttttgtaatttaaaactCATGTAGAATGAAGTTGGATGTTCATTTGTTAAGGTTCATTCTAGACtcgatttttaaataatatttactttttgtttttgtttttattttttattaatactttttatattttaacaatgttttacaaaatttgtaaaacattatttaattttttaattttaaaagaaaactacaACTAGAATGAATCTAGTCAAAAAGTTGTccagttcaaatgaacttaaaCAATTGGACGTCTAAGTTCATTCtagacttaattttttaaatactttttatttttgctgaCGTAGATCACTATGTCAACATCATGACGATTGACTTAATGATAGTTAACATCCATGTTAGCACAGTAACAACCAATGATGGAAATTTTTAATCACTTATAAATTCTTTAGCACCCCTCTTTCGAATTTCTTTCACAGGGTCTACTTTAGGTGCAGTTGCAACCGGAACTGGTAGTGCAGGTTGTCCTGGACAAACCACTTTTGGCTGTGGTTGCTGATGTTGATGAGGCTGGGCGCTTAAGTATTTCCCATAAACTGGTCGAACATTTGTGTCATCATCATAAATAAAACATTCCTAAAAGCATTTCCAGCAGTTCCCTGACTAACTGTAGGTGCATTTCTTCTCCAGTCACATTTCTAGATCCTTCAGGCATTTTTTTCAGCACTACAAAAGAATTCAGATTAGTTTAACACACACATGGACTTAGTCAGAGGCGTATCATGTATGATGGGACGTGACTCAACCTTTGGTTTTTCGATAATCGACTCAACCTTAACTCTTATACCAAACTTGTAACACACCAAACTCGACCCTATGATAGGATCCAAGTATGGTGTGTTACTACTTAAAATCAAACtaacttcaaaacatttttggcggaagcttttaaaattttataaagttataaatataaatcatttgataGTTGTTGCTTTACTCAGTTTAAATGGAATCATTAatagtttaaataatattcaagcaattttgatatataagtgtaaatataataatttcattaaacaaaatgtattaatttaaaatcatgtattaataatacttaataaaagtattataaaacaaatcattATCAAAACAAAAGTTCTTTATACAAATCATTTCCAAAATGCTCTTATGTGTCACTCCCACGAGTCATGCATGATACAAATACAAAGCAGTTGGCTCATGATAAAAGCAACACTTTGGCGTAATCCTTCTTACAAAGTCTTCCTTCAGTCAGCAAGCCTGAGAAGGAAAAAGGATAACAgagtaagttcaaatgaacttagtgagttccaaaaagaaatcaTACATAACATTATTGATATTACATCTGAACCTTTCTGAAGGATTCACACACATACACATAGTACGCCCAATGGCGTATACAAGACACATACAGACTCAGTACGCTAACTTGCTTCTCACTCGGGCGTATATTGTACACCAACTTAATATAACTTAGACAAATCTATCTTCATGCTAGTCATGCACCCAGAATCAAAAGCATATCATTCAGTCATATTCACATACGTTTTCCCCATTAACTCctcatatcattttcattcaaaatagcATGTTTttgttggatcgccggcacccctacggcacagcaaaaaaaaataaaatcggcgaccctaaccatggatccatgtgtgaggaacgaatcggagTGATcaaggttacgaaattacctaatgtttattcagagtagacagcaacacctcaacaacgagtagtctgatctgctatcgaaccaagccgcaatctatcatgatcccggcctctacgtaatccacccagttgactacgaacggaaggaatccccaaaacagttttgagagttatttttctttgacggctgctaggctcaaacaaagaaaaacgggattatatatatatatccttttgttttagggtttttaggaattaaataaatataataatatttttataccgaaaattataattacattaattataatat
This region includes:
- the LOC105761873 gene encoding transcriptional regulator TAC1, whose product is METDQPAPENPDKASSDEQGASPARSYDCTFCKRGFSNAQALGGHMNIHRRDKAKLKQPSPTHETTATTQQSNFDISKIIPSYSHTPSSHGKWRWVLQDDGADARTDKTSDHIVGSQIRQLPLFDEKPSKSDQNPRSQVQEGLEKGFSSTQPPLGSELDLELRLGPEPHDSSPPKTTKKFF